One stretch of Brevibacillus laterosporus DNA includes these proteins:
- a CDS encoding PqqD family protein: protein MELTNNSMLRMHPLKKRQVSEEETIIGRPDKSEYIMLPTFAVEIIEMLDQGQTIIQVAEEMERRFGEPVDVQDFALDLINEYQFVYTVDGTVVNEKEIRIDHFPWISERVGSILFNKFTFSISIVCFISAVVLLFFHHEYFPVFTDIFSSPSLTASLLLAVVVNYLFLFIHETAHLTAVRSLGVGSRIGFSHRLFFPVAETNMSDIVLVEPNKRYPAYFAGMSGDAIFFSIGVWLLFAHDVGVITLTDFMLSFIKLINLNFLMALGFQFMFFMRTDIYYVFTNFFGCNNLLDNTQLFLRKLYRKWTPAEQEIWDTVDMREKQVIRWYSIFFLLGFCFALYFFFNFFLLQSIEIIRRIMTDFLQYPIISWQFADGILLLLLTLLPFGIVLWSWNRQRKLARNVTRQVS from the coding sequence ATGGAACTAACTAATAACAGTATGTTGCGCATGCATCCCCTAAAAAAACGCCAAGTAAGTGAAGAAGAAACCATAATTGGTAGGCCCGATAAAAGTGAATATATCATGTTACCTACTTTTGCTGTTGAAATTATTGAGATGTTAGATCAGGGGCAAACCATTATTCAGGTAGCTGAAGAAATGGAAAGACGATTTGGTGAACCTGTCGATGTTCAAGATTTTGCACTTGATTTAATTAACGAATATCAATTTGTTTATACCGTAGATGGGACTGTAGTTAATGAGAAGGAGATACGCATCGATCATTTCCCTTGGATTTCCGAACGGGTTGGTAGCATATTATTCAATAAATTTACATTCTCTATCTCTATTGTCTGCTTTATATCAGCTGTAGTACTGCTCTTTTTTCATCATGAATACTTTCCAGTCTTCACCGATATTTTTAGTTCGCCATCCTTAACCGCTTCTCTTCTGTTAGCCGTTGTTGTTAATTATCTCTTTTTGTTTATACACGAAACAGCACACTTAACTGCTGTCCGTTCTCTTGGAGTTGGTAGCCGAATCGGATTTAGCCATCGCCTATTCTTCCCTGTGGCAGAGACAAATATGTCTGACATCGTTCTAGTTGAACCAAATAAGCGTTATCCTGCCTACTTTGCTGGAATGTCTGGAGATGCCATTTTTTTTAGTATTGGTGTCTGGCTCCTGTTTGCTCATGATGTAGGAGTCATCACATTAACTGATTTCATGCTTTCCTTTATTAAACTAATCAATTTGAATTTCTTAATGGCTCTCGGCTTTCAATTCATGTTCTTTATGAGAACGGATATTTACTATGTATTCACCAACTTTTTTGGCTGTAATAATCTATTGGATAATACTCAATTGTTCCTACGTAAATTGTACCGAAAATGGACTCCTGCCGAACAAGAAATATGGGACACGGTAGATATGCGTGAGAAACAAGTGATTCGCTGGTACTCGATCTTCTTTTTGTTGGGCTTCTGTTTCGCGCTCTATTTCTTCTTCAATTTCTTCTTACTCCAATCAATCGAGATCATTCGCCGCATTATGACTGATTTCTTGCAATACCCTATTATCTCTTGGCAATTTGCTGATGGCATTCTCTTACTTCTATTAACATTGCTACCTTTTGGTATTGTACTCTGGTCGTGGAATCGCCAAAGAAAACTGGCTCGCAATGTAACTAGGCAAGTATCGTAA